The Algoriphagus sp. TR-M9 genome has a window encoding:
- a CDS encoding acyl-CoA thioesterase, producing MFEFDSEKTYPKETESRVLIRFQDCDPLRHLNNAKYFDYFFNAREDQVPKLYGVEMMDFIKKYQAAWVIYNHNISYVKPAMVGEWVRIKSRIIWNNHNTVILEYFMTDDTETQLKTLLWSTMRYVTLAEGKSTDHQGAVNDFLKATSINLDIEGLNVKDRVKSLSQALKK from the coding sequence ATGTTTGAATTCGATTCAGAAAAAACCTATCCTAAGGAAACCGAAAGCAGGGTGTTGATCCGCTTTCAGGATTGTGACCCGCTCCGGCACCTGAATAATGCCAAGTATTTTGATTACTTTTTCAATGCTAGGGAGGATCAGGTTCCCAAATTATATGGAGTAGAGATGATGGATTTCATCAAAAAGTATCAGGCAGCATGGGTGATTTACAATCACAATATTTCCTACGTAAAGCCTGCCATGGTGGGAGAGTGGGTTCGGATCAAGAGCCGCATTATTTGGAACAATCATAACACTGTCATACTGGAATATTTCATGACCGATGACACCGAGACTCAATTGAAAACCTTGCTATGGTCCACTATGCGTTATGTGACCCTGGCTGAAGGTAAGTCTACAGACCACCAGGGCGCCGTCAATGATTTTCTAAAGGCTACCTCCATCAACCTGGATATAGAAGGGTTGAATGTGAAAGATCGGGTAAAAAGCCTGAGCCAAGCGCTGAAAAAGTAA
- a CDS encoding peroxiredoxin — protein MAFIVRAEMNLSPSRKFMKAMALKIGSTAPKFVLPSTGGKTLNSELDLKGKAFVLYIYPKDFTKVCTAEACEFRDQFEAFRDLDIPVFGISKDDIPTHEKFKKENKLPFDLLSDQGGKVCKAYDALIPLIKMPKRITYLIDKDHKIAAVFSDMFESKGHIQSMLKNLEK, from the coding sequence TTGGCTTTCATTGTCAGGGCAGAAATGAACCTTTCTCCTTCCAGAAAGTTTATGAAAGCTATGGCATTGAAAATAGGAAGTACTGCACCGAAGTTTGTATTACCCAGCACAGGGGGGAAAACACTGAATTCTGAGCTTGACCTAAAAGGAAAAGCATTTGTCCTTTACATTTATCCAAAAGACTTTACCAAAGTCTGCACCGCAGAGGCTTGTGAGTTTAGAGATCAATTTGAGGCTTTCCGTGATTTGGACATCCCGGTTTTCGGCATCAGTAAGGATGATATACCTACACATGAAAAGTTCAAGAAGGAGAACAAGCTTCCTTTTGATTTACTTTCTGACCAGGGCGGGAAAGTCTGTAAAGCTTATGATGCGCTGATTCCACTGATCAAAATGCCCAAGCGAATCACCTATCTGATCGATAAGGATCACAAAATTGCCGCGGTGTTCTCTGATATGTTTGAATCAAAGGGACATATACAATCCATGCTAAAGAATCTGGAGAAGTAA
- a CDS encoding phosphotransferase produces the protein MIDITETTDLKTLQHLAIWQEGERLISAEPAGEGNMNLVLRVSTSQRSIILKQSKDYVRKFPQIPAPIERIKVEHRFYEILQHHPWLQHYSPKVLGYLPEQHILITQDLGKGSDFSRMYNPDFRFNEDDFDALSHYLNHLHSIQGIDFPANSSMKTLNHEHLFRFPFDPENGMDLDSIQEGLQELSLSYKADADLKSKLEQLGARYLSKGDTLLHGDFYPGSWLSTSNGLKIIDPEFGFLGDKEFDLGILLAHFDLAAADPQWKKRFLDAYAHEFDRDLLKAYQGMEIMRRLIGIAQLPVSLDLKEKEALLKKARNLILS, from the coding sequence ATGATTGATATCACCGAAACAACAGATTTAAAAACACTTCAGCACTTAGCAATTTGGCAAGAGGGTGAAAGGCTCATTTCCGCTGAGCCTGCCGGAGAAGGAAATATGAACCTGGTGTTGCGAGTCTCAACTTCACAACGCTCAATAATCCTCAAGCAGTCAAAGGATTACGTACGTAAGTTTCCTCAAATCCCTGCTCCCATCGAGCGGATTAAGGTGGAGCACAGGTTTTATGAAATCTTGCAGCATCACCCCTGGCTCCAGCACTATTCACCCAAAGTGCTGGGTTATCTCCCGGAACAGCACATTCTAATCACCCAGGATTTAGGCAAGGGATCAGATTTTAGCAGAATGTATAACCCTGATTTCCGATTTAATGAAGATGATTTTGATGCCCTGAGTCACTATTTAAATCACTTGCATTCCATTCAAGGAATTGATTTTCCTGCTAATTCAAGCATGAAAACCCTGAATCATGAGCATCTTTTTCGCTTTCCCTTTGACCCTGAGAACGGAATGGACTTAGATAGCATTCAAGAAGGTCTGCAAGAGCTGAGCCTCAGTTATAAGGCTGATGCGGATTTGAAATCTAAGCTTGAGCAACTTGGAGCTCGGTATCTTTCTAAAGGAGATACGCTTTTGCATGGTGATTTTTATCCCGGATCTTGGCTAAGCACGTCAAATGGACTCAAAATCATCGATCCTGAATTTGGTTTTTTAGGTGATAAAGAATTTGATCTGGGAATTTTGCTAGCCCACTTTGACTTGGCTGCTGCAGATCCCCAATGGAAAAAGCGTTTTTTGGATGCTTATGCCCATGAGTTTGACCGGGATTTGCTGAAAGCCTACCAAGGCATGGAAATCATGAGGAGGCTGATCGGAATTGCTCAGCTACCTGTAAGTTTAGATTTAAAAGAAAAAGAGGCACTTTTGAAAAAGGCGAGAAATTTAATCCTATCCTAA
- the pncA gene encoding bifunctional nicotinamidase/pyrazinamidase translates to MKINQKNSALLIVDVQNDFLPGGALAVANGDEIIPVINSLQQKFDFIVATQDFHPENHGSFAANHPGKKPGEPTTLNGLEQMLWPVHCVQGSFGAEFHADLNTKKWKETVQKGKNPEVDSYSGFFDNARMEDTGLSFFLKSHEIQRIFVTGLALDYCVKFTAMDAVSLGFETYLVRDASRAVNLSAGDGEAALEEMKQAGVKVITSKEIEN, encoded by the coding sequence ATGAAGATCAACCAGAAAAATAGTGCTTTACTAATTGTAGATGTACAGAATGACTTTCTACCGGGCGGTGCATTAGCAGTGGCAAATGGGGACGAGATCATTCCTGTGATTAATAGTTTGCAGCAAAAATTCGATTTTATAGTAGCCACACAGGATTTTCATCCGGAAAATCACGGGAGTTTTGCAGCTAATCATCCGGGCAAAAAGCCTGGAGAGCCGACCACCTTAAATGGATTGGAGCAGATGCTCTGGCCGGTCCACTGCGTGCAGGGCTCCTTTGGGGCAGAGTTTCACGCCGACCTAAATACCAAGAAATGGAAGGAAACGGTTCAGAAGGGGAAAAATCCCGAGGTAGATTCTTATTCAGGTTTTTTTGACAATGCCAGAATGGAAGATACCGGCTTGAGTTTTTTCTTGAAAAGTCATGAGATCCAGCGGATATTTGTAACAGGACTGGCGTTGGATTATTGTGTGAAATTTACTGCGATGGATGCGGTAAGTTTGGGGTTTGAAACCTATTTGGTCCGGGATGCCAGTCGGGCCGTAAATCTCTCAGCTGGAGATGGAGAGGCGGCTTTGGAGGAAATGAAGCAAGCGGGAGTGAAAGTTATCACAAGCAAAGAAATAGAAAACTGA
- a CDS encoding DUF3244 domain-containing protein: MKTLFTFALAGLLATSSFAADKAEDLMALSSAHTVYKKVHVHLKEGVGKAKIAIYDMEGNKLHQRTVKAKEDMNVPYDLNSLPCGEYTVKISTNDEEVMYTVETVEKVEPKAEVLPLVAYGKKMNSFTIGLTVLGLEQAGVDVKIRAVGSDHIVHEEYIDQPEGFKKNFVLNGVRPEEVYFDVTDVKGRNRVIHF, from the coding sequence ATGAAAACCTTATTCACATTCGCACTAGCTGGACTTTTAGCGACCAGTTCTTTTGCAGCAGACAAAGCTGAGGATTTAATGGCACTTTCAAGCGCTCATACCGTTTATAAGAAGGTTCATGTTCACCTTAAAGAAGGAGTAGGCAAAGCCAAGATTGCCATTTATGACATGGAGGGAAATAAACTCCATCAACGTACCGTTAAAGCAAAAGAGGACATGAATGTTCCTTATGACCTGAATTCCTTGCCCTGTGGGGAATACACCGTGAAGATCTCCACTAATGATGAAGAAGTCATGTATACCGTGGAGACAGTAGAGAAAGTAGAACCAAAAGCCGAGGTACTTCCTTTGGTAGCTTATGGCAAAAAGATGAATAGCTTCACCATAGGGCTGACGGTTTTGGGACTGGAACAAGCCGGAGTAGATGTCAAAATCCGTGCGGTGGGTTCAGATCATATTGTTCATGAAGAATATATAGATCAGCCAGAGGGATTTAAGAAAAACTTTGTGCTAAACGGTGTGCGCCCGGAAGAGGTGTACTTCGATGTCACTGATGTAAAAGGTAGAAACAGAGTTATTCATTTTTGA
- a CDS encoding DMT family transporter codes for MLLAGVFFALMNVSVKYIPHIPAIEIIVFRSLFSLIFSYLILRKQKVNVFGNNKKWLVIRGVVGSIGLISFFYTLQNIPLASAVTIQYLSPIFTTIFGIFIVRERVKPVQFLFFAISFAGVIVIQGFDARVDFFWAMVGITSAIFSGLAYNVIRKLKNTEHPLVIIFYFPLVTLPFAAVVAAFGWVNPVGWDWLILLFIGICTQTAQYFLTIAYQNANVSKVSSLTYIGIVYALLFGFFFFGETFNAMAYIGMGLVLLGILLNMRVKQVA; via the coding sequence ATGCTTTTGGCAGGAGTATTTTTTGCCTTGATGAATGTGTCTGTCAAATACATTCCCCATATCCCTGCCATAGAAATCATCGTTTTTAGATCTCTCTTTTCCTTGATTTTCAGTTATTTGATCCTGAGAAAACAAAAGGTAAATGTCTTTGGCAACAATAAGAAGTGGCTGGTTATCCGTGGAGTGGTAGGTTCTATTGGCTTGATTTCATTCTTTTATACCCTTCAAAATATCCCCTTGGCCAGTGCCGTTACCATTCAATACTTATCGCCGATCTTCACGACTATTTTTGGGATTTTCATAGTACGTGAGAGAGTCAAACCTGTCCAGTTTCTCTTTTTCGCCATTTCCTTTGCAGGCGTGATCGTGATTCAGGGCTTTGATGCCAGAGTTGATTTCTTCTGGGCGATGGTGGGAATTACCTCAGCGATTTTCTCGGGATTGGCTTATAACGTCATCCGAAAACTCAAGAATACGGAGCACCCGCTGGTCATCATTTTCTACTTTCCTCTGGTGACACTTCCCTTCGCCGCAGTGGTAGCTGCCTTTGGCTGGGTAAATCCGGTGGGTTGGGATTGGTTGATCTTGCTGTTTATAGGAATCTGTACCCAAACCGCCCAGTACTTCCTGACCATTGCTTACCAGAATGCAAATGTGTCCAAGGTTTCCAGCCTTACTTACATAGGAATCGTGTATGCCCTGCTATTTGGTTTTTTCTTCTTTGGGGAGACTTTCAATGCTATGGCCTATATAGGAATGGGACTGGTGCTTCTGGGGATTTTACTGAATATGCGTGTAAAGCAAGTTGCTTAA
- a CDS encoding AMP-binding protein, with the protein MKEFPWLKAYPGSVPHEVDFEAYKSVTELFEESVQKYGDSIAYECMGKTLSFNKLDELSKSFASYLINSLKLKQGTRIAIQMPNTLQYPVVMFGALRAGMIVVNTNPLYTSSEMKHQFQDSGAEVIVIVENFADKLEKILAAIPAKHVIVTGLGDLLGGLKGPIVNFVVKYIKKMVPAFSIPSAVPLKTALAKGANSKFIAPEITLWDTAFLQYTGGTTGVSKGAELTHANIVANMQQISAWMKPKLKEKEEIVVTALPLYHIFALTVNCLAMLKIGAHNLLITNPRDMPAFCKDLSKHKFSVFTGVNTLFNGLLNQESFKNLDFSGLKISVGGGMAVQKSTAEKWKAVTGTPLAEGYGLTETSPVASCNPIDGTERNGTIGIPLPNTDFMVIDEEGNRLPVGERGEICIKGPQVMKGYWKRPKETEEVMLGDWFKSGDIGIMDEDGFFKIVDRKKEMILVSGFNVYPNEVEDVIASFPGVLEVGVIGVPDPRSTERVVAYVVAKDQTINEEEIITHCHQELTNYKCPKEVHFTDELPKSNVGKILRRKIKEAHLEKIK; encoded by the coding sequence ATGAAGGAGTTCCCTTGGCTAAAGGCGTATCCAGGATCTGTTCCGCATGAAGTGGACTTTGAAGCCTATAAAAGTGTCACAGAACTTTTTGAAGAAAGTGTCCAGAAATACGGAGATAGTATTGCCTATGAATGTATGGGTAAAACGCTTTCGTTTAATAAGTTGGATGAATTGAGTAAAAGTTTTGCTTCATACCTGATAAATAGCCTCAAGCTCAAGCAAGGAACGCGTATTGCCATTCAAATGCCTAATACACTCCAATACCCCGTGGTCATGTTTGGTGCACTACGGGCTGGAATGATAGTGGTCAATACCAATCCACTCTATACTTCGTCAGAGATGAAGCATCAGTTTCAAGACTCTGGTGCAGAGGTAATCGTCATTGTCGAAAACTTTGCTGATAAGCTGGAAAAGATACTTGCAGCTATTCCTGCCAAACATGTCATTGTTACAGGATTGGGGGATCTTCTGGGAGGGTTGAAAGGCCCTATCGTAAATTTTGTGGTGAAGTACATCAAAAAGATGGTTCCTGCCTTTTCCATACCTAGTGCCGTGCCCCTCAAGACAGCTTTGGCGAAGGGGGCCAACTCCAAGTTTATAGCTCCGGAGATCACGCTATGGGATACAGCTTTCCTCCAATACACCGGAGGCACCACTGGGGTTTCCAAAGGAGCAGAATTGACCCATGCAAACATAGTGGCAAACATGCAGCAGATATCAGCCTGGATGAAGCCTAAGCTGAAGGAGAAAGAGGAAATTGTGGTGACAGCGCTACCGCTATACCATATTTTTGCCCTGACGGTAAATTGCCTGGCCATGTTGAAAATCGGAGCTCACAATCTTCTGATCACCAACCCCAGGGATATGCCTGCTTTTTGCAAAGATCTATCTAAACATAAATTTTCAGTATTCACTGGAGTCAATACGCTATTTAATGGGTTGCTTAATCAAGAGTCCTTTAAAAATCTGGATTTTAGTGGGTTAAAAATATCAGTTGGAGGCGGGATGGCCGTTCAGAAATCAACTGCTGAGAAGTGGAAAGCCGTAACAGGTACCCCACTAGCCGAAGGCTATGGACTTACCGAAACCTCTCCCGTAGCCTCCTGCAATCCCATAGACGGGACGGAAAGAAATGGCACCATTGGGATTCCCCTGCCTAATACAGATTTTATGGTGATCGATGAGGAGGGCAACCGGCTGCCAGTCGGAGAACGAGGAGAAATTTGCATCAAAGGTCCCCAGGTGATGAAGGGCTATTGGAAGAGACCCAAAGAGACAGAGGAGGTGATGCTAGGTGATTGGTTCAAATCCGGAGACATTGGAATTATGGATGAAGATGGATTTTTCAAAATCGTAGACCGTAAGAAAGAGATGATTTTGGTGTCCGGCTTTAATGTTTATCCGAATGAAGTGGAAGATGTGATTGCCTCATTTCCAGGAGTGTTGGAGGTAGGGGTGATAGGCGTGCCTGACCCAAGATCCACTGAGCGAGTGGTGGCTTATGTGGTGGCTAAAGACCAAACCATCAACGAGGAGGAGATCATTACCCATTGCCATCAAGAGTTAACTAATTACAAATGTCCTAAGGAGGTACACTTCACAGATGAACTTCCAAAGTCCAACGTGGGCAAAATCCTGAGAAGAAAGATCAAGGAAGCACATTTGGAAAAAATTAAATGA
- a CDS encoding ADP-ribosylglycohydrolase family protein produces MRNSLLILMSMLLLSACNTRNDERSYAFTEKKLPKINLTEKQLQDKILGMLVGSAIGDAMGAPTEMWSRDDINLQYGFVTTLDDMVREVSPEGIWVPNLPAGGTTDDTRWKILTGEYLLSQNPEGLNARDFAAHISYRYRTYIEEFQSIESTDPEPFEEVSLKMGWLQEWAKVSEPFIQDNLTGYADSLGKFYGGEMVCAGLLYAPSIGAFFPGNPEKAYRENYKLTIYDLGYAKDISSLAAAMTAAGMGSEANKDSLLASLKIDPAQYFQSRLVGRTAHGILTQALRIGAESAELDSLGNRLNPESAALQHAFSQLDQRLQDMPFHAGEIWLQTLSAMIYSDFDFMGTLTFLVNYGRDNDTTAAVAGGILGAYYGFSKLPEVERASILKVNKELLGIDLELMANQLTAHMIATQ; encoded by the coding sequence ATGCGCAATTCCCTGTTGATTCTAATGAGTATGCTCTTGCTGTCTGCATGTAATACCCGCAACGATGAGAGGAGCTATGCATTTACGGAGAAAAAACTGCCCAAAATCAATCTCACTGAAAAGCAGCTGCAGGACAAGATCCTGGGCATGCTGGTAGGCTCTGCCATTGGAGATGCCATGGGTGCACCTACGGAAATGTGGTCCAGAGATGACATCAACTTGCAATATGGCTTTGTCACCACCTTGGATGACATGGTTCGAGAGGTCTCTCCGGAGGGCATTTGGGTACCGAATCTACCAGCTGGAGGTACCACTGATGACACCAGGTGGAAGATTTTGACAGGTGAGTATCTTTTATCCCAAAACCCAGAAGGCCTGAACGCCCGGGATTTTGCCGCCCATATTTCTTACCGATATAGAACCTATATTGAGGAATTCCAATCCATAGAATCCACGGATCCCGAGCCCTTTGAGGAAGTAAGTTTGAAAATGGGATGGCTTCAGGAATGGGCAAAAGTCAGTGAGCCTTTTATCCAGGATAATTTGACAGGATATGCGGATTCTTTGGGGAAATTTTATGGTGGAGAAATGGTCTGTGCAGGGCTGCTTTACGCTCCTTCTATAGGTGCTTTTTTCCCAGGAAATCCTGAGAAAGCTTATCGGGAAAACTATAAATTAACCATCTATGATCTGGGCTATGCCAAAGACATTTCTTCCCTAGCCGCAGCGATGACTGCAGCCGGTATGGGTTCAGAGGCCAACAAGGATAGTTTGCTCGCTTCCCTCAAAATCGACCCTGCACAGTACTTCCAAAGCCGATTGGTGGGTAGAACGGCACACGGCATACTGACACAGGCGCTAAGAATCGGTGCGGAATCTGCTGAACTGGACAGCTTGGGAAACCGATTGAATCCGGAAAGTGCAGCGTTACAGCATGCATTTTCACAGCTGGATCAGCGTCTGCAGGATATGCCCTTTCATGCAGGTGAAATTTGGCTTCAAACCCTCAGCGCTATGATTTATTCTGATTTTGATTTTATGGGAACCTTAACCTTTCTGGTGAATTATGGCCGGGACAATGACACCACAGCAGCAGTAGCCGGTGGGATTTTGGGAGCTTATTACGGATTTAGCAAACTCCCGGAAGTAGAAAGAGCAAGCATTTTGAAAGTCAATAAGGAACTACTGGGGATTGATCTAGAACTGATGGCAAATCAACTGACTGCCCACATGATTGCCACTCAATAA
- a CDS encoding acyl-CoA dehydrogenase family protein, giving the protein MYGLPRTIFSSEHDLYRDSVRDFIAKEITPNNAEWENNKMVSRESWQKLGANGFLGIQAPEKFGGMNIQDFRFNAIFIEELGLSGCSGPAIGYPLHSDIVMPYILHYGTDSALEKYIPKMVSGEFIGAVAMTEPGAGSDLQGIRASAVDRGDHYLVNGSKTFITNGYLCDVVVVAVKTDPTLGAKGISLMIVDKDMPGFTKGKPFAKVGLHAQDTCELFFEDVEVPKENLLGKEGEGFKYLMTELAQERLVVSLAAVALGEYMLQSTVQYVKERKAFNKTISEFQNTRFKLAEMCAALEQGRIYCDQLVHLHNEGQLDSAMASAAKYNMTELQCKVADECVQLHGGYGYMWEFGVARAYADARVQRIYAGTNEIMKELIARKILK; this is encoded by the coding sequence ATGTACGGACTTCCCCGAACTATTTTTAGTTCAGAACATGATCTTTATCGGGATAGCGTTAGAGATTTTATCGCCAAAGAGATTACTCCGAATAATGCCGAATGGGAGAACAACAAGATGGTTTCCCGTGAAAGCTGGCAGAAACTGGGAGCGAATGGATTTTTAGGAATTCAAGCTCCTGAGAAATTTGGAGGCATGAACATTCAAGATTTTCGATTCAATGCGATTTTTATAGAGGAACTAGGCTTGAGTGGCTGCTCGGGGCCTGCTATCGGCTATCCTTTGCATAGTGATATAGTGATGCCCTATATCTTGCACTATGGGACGGATTCGGCTTTGGAAAAGTACATTCCTAAGATGGTCAGCGGTGAATTTATAGGTGCTGTAGCCATGACTGAGCCTGGGGCTGGAAGTGATTTGCAGGGGATACGAGCATCAGCGGTAGATCGTGGCGACCATTACCTGGTCAATGGTTCTAAGACCTTTATCACCAATGGTTACCTCTGTGATGTAGTAGTTGTAGCCGTGAAAACTGATCCCACCTTAGGGGCAAAGGGCATAAGCTTGATGATTGTGGATAAGGATATGCCAGGATTTACTAAGGGGAAACCCTTCGCAAAAGTAGGTTTGCATGCTCAGGATACCTGTGAATTGTTTTTTGAAGATGTGGAGGTCCCGAAGGAAAACCTGCTTGGCAAAGAAGGGGAAGGCTTCAAGTACCTGATGACAGAACTGGCTCAGGAGCGATTGGTCGTTTCACTGGCGGCAGTGGCTTTGGGAGAGTACATGCTCCAATCTACAGTTCAATATGTGAAGGAAAGAAAAGCATTTAATAAGACGATTTCTGAATTTCAAAATACCAGGTTTAAACTTGCTGAGATGTGCGCCGCCCTGGAGCAGGGTAGGATATACTGTGATCAGCTGGTACACCTTCACAATGAAGGCCAGTTAGACTCTGCAATGGCCTCAGCGGCTAAGTACAACATGACCGAGCTGCAGTGCAAAGTGGCCGATGAATGCGTGCAGCTTCACGGCGGCTACGGATACATGTGGGAATTTGGGGTGGCCAGAGCCTATGCTGATGCTAGGGTTCAGCGGATTTATGCCGGAACAAATGAAATCATGAAAGAGCTGATAGCCCGAAAAATTTTGAAATAG
- a CDS encoding nicotinate phosphoribosyltransferase, translating to MKITKDLYQGSLALLTDFYQLTMAYAYWKSGKAEQEAVFNLFFRKHPFQGGFTVAAGLDYVIDYCKNFKFNKEDIDYLAAMKGKDGQPVFAKGFLDYLSEMRFSCDIDAVEEGTVVFPNTPLVRVKGPLIQCQLLETPLLNIINFQSLIATKAARINLAALGEPVLEFGLRRAQGIDGGLAASRAAYIGGCSSTSNVMAGKLFGIPVSGTHAHSWIMSFETELEAFEAYAEAFPDQSVFLVDTYDTVNGIKNAIKVGKALRSKGKEMLGIRIDSGDLAYFSNVAREMLDEAGFPDAKIVASNDLDEHIISSLKGQEASINVWGVGTKLVTAFDQPALGGVYKLSAIRIEDGTFVPKVKISQQSMKINIPGIHNVKRYYSKGKAVADMIYLEDQEINPKAALIIDPNDPTRRKRLMPYFYQEETLLKEIFRRGELQYAPPSIEAIRERVQVQLGAFDKAHKRLVNPHIYPVGLEENLHNLRMNLVLQAKQTEDEDQPEK from the coding sequence ATGAAAATCACCAAAGACCTTTACCAGGGTTCTCTCGCACTTCTGACTGACTTTTACCAGCTGACCATGGCCTATGCCTACTGGAAATCCGGAAAGGCTGAGCAGGAGGCTGTCTTCAATCTGTTTTTCCGAAAGCATCCTTTTCAGGGTGGTTTTACAGTGGCTGCAGGATTGGACTATGTGATAGACTACTGCAAAAACTTTAAATTCAATAAAGAGGACATTGATTACCTGGCCGCCATGAAAGGCAAGGACGGGCAGCCTGTTTTTGCCAAAGGCTTTTTGGATTACCTCAGCGAGATGAGATTTTCCTGTGATATAGATGCTGTAGAAGAGGGTACGGTAGTTTTCCCGAATACCCCTTTGGTCCGTGTGAAGGGGCCTTTGATCCAGTGCCAATTGTTGGAAACCCCGCTGTTGAATATCATCAACTTTCAAAGCCTCATAGCCACCAAAGCGGCGAGGATTAATTTGGCAGCTTTGGGTGAACCGGTTTTGGAGTTTGGCTTGAGAAGGGCCCAGGGCATAGATGGGGGGCTGGCTGCTTCCCGTGCTGCTTATATTGGAGGTTGTTCCTCTACCAGTAATGTCATGGCGGGGAAGCTTTTTGGGATTCCGGTTTCAGGTACCCATGCCCACAGTTGGATCATGTCCTTTGAGACGGAGCTGGAAGCTTTTGAGGCTTATGCAGAAGCTTTTCCGGATCAATCGGTCTTTTTAGTAGATACTTACGATACCGTAAATGGGATCAAAAATGCCATTAAAGTAGGGAAAGCTTTGCGCAGCAAAGGAAAAGAAATGCTTGGCATACGGATAGATTCTGGTGATTTGGCTTATTTCAGCAATGTCGCCAGGGAAATGCTGGATGAGGCAGGTTTTCCCGATGCGAAAATCGTCGCTTCAAACGACCTGGATGAGCATATCATCTCTTCTTTGAAGGGGCAGGAAGCCTCCATCAACGTCTGGGGGGTAGGTACGAAACTGGTGACGGCATTTGACCAACCCGCGCTTGGAGGGGTTTATAAGCTTTCTGCGATCCGGATAGAAGATGGCACCTTTGTTCCCAAGGTCAAAATTTCCCAGCAGAGCATGAAAATCAATATTCCGGGGATTCACAATGTGAAGCGCTACTATTCTAAAGGCAAAGCTGTGGCTGATATGATTTACCTGGAAGATCAGGAAATCAACCCCAAAGCGGCCTTAATTATAGACCCCAATGATCCTACCAGACGAAAACGTCTCATGCCTTACTTTTATCAGGAGGAAACGCTGCTGAAGGAGATTTTCCGAAGGGGTGAATTGCAGTATGCTCCACCCTCCATAGAAGCCATCCGGGAGCGGGTTCAAGTACAGCTAGGGGCTTTTGATAAAGCACATAAGCGCCTGGTCAATCCCCATATTTATCCAGTAGGCTTAGAGGAGAATCTGCACAATTTGAGAATGAACCTGGTGTTACAGGCAAAACAAACAGAAGATGAAGATCAACCAGAAAAATAG
- a CDS encoding ABC transporter ATP-binding protein yields the protein MLKANGIHKSYGSLKVLKGVNLEISTSEIVSIVGSSGAGKSTLLHILGTLDLPDQGTLEMDGVDLRRLKGEELAKFRNSSIGFIFQFHNLLPEFTALENIMIPGMIGDLPETKLKQQAGELAEILGISGRLEHKPATLSGGEQQRVAVARSLINSPAVVFADEPSGNLDTQNAKGLHELFFTLRKELGQAFVIVTHNEELANMADRKVVMQDGLIL from the coding sequence ATGCTGAAAGCCAACGGTATCCACAAATCTTATGGAAGCCTCAAAGTTTTGAAAGGTGTAAACCTGGAAATTTCAACTTCTGAAATTGTTTCCATAGTCGGTAGTTCCGGGGCTGGGAAAAGTACCCTTTTGCATATTTTGGGCACTTTGGACCTGCCAGATCAGGGTACTTTGGAAATGGATGGTGTGGATCTTAGAAGGTTAAAAGGTGAGGAGCTGGCAAAATTCAGAAACAGCAGCATTGGTTTTATTTTTCAATTTCATAACCTGCTTCCAGAGTTTACTGCCCTGGAGAATATCATGATCCCAGGAATGATAGGTGATTTGCCTGAAACCAAGCTAAAGCAACAAGCAGGCGAACTGGCAGAGATTTTAGGGATTTCAGGAAGATTGGAACATAAGCCCGCTACACTTTCAGGAGGAGAGCAGCAGCGAGTGGCGGTTGCCCGATCCTTGATCAACAGTCCGGCGGTTGTTTTTGCAGATGAACCCAGCGGCAACCTGGATACGCAAAATGCCAAAGGACTTCATGAATTATTTTTCACATTGAGAAAGGAGCTTGGACAAGCCTTTGTCATAGTTACTCATAACGAAGAGCTCGCCAACATGGCAGATCGGAAAGTGGTGATGCAGGATGGGTTAATTCTTTGA